A window of Solanum stenotomum isolate F172 chromosome 3, ASM1918654v1, whole genome shotgun sequence contains these coding sequences:
- the LOC125860828 gene encoding uncharacterized protein LOC125860828, whose amino-acid sequence MATAPLIIFTIFALFGVSSLTAAAVTPFVVAHKKASLLKLKSGTERVSVSIDVYNHGSLAIYDVNLTDDSWSTEIFDFVAGNTSNSWEKLDAGSHVSHTFELESKVQTTYYSAPAVITFRIPTKSKLQVAYSTPVPALETLAEKTVAYKLDLAKKLLAQYGSHFSLGLIVYLFVRIIFSPSAKSSAGNAKKRH is encoded by the exons ATGGCGACAGCACCATTGATAATCTTCACCATTTTTGCTCTTTTTGGAGTTTCCTCTTTAACGGCGGCAGCAGTAACTCCGTTTGTAGTGGCTCACAAGAAGGCTTCACTCCTAAAGCTCAAGTCCGGTACTGAACGGGTCTCCGTTTCCATTGACGTCTATAATCATGGATCTCT TGCTATATATGATGTAAATCTTACTGATGATAGCTGGTCCACAGAAATATTTGATTTCGTGGCTGGAAACACGTCCAATTCATGGGAAAAACTTGATGC TGGCTCTCATGTTTCACACACTTTTGAGTTGGAATCCAAAGTGCAAACAACTTACTACAGTGCACCTGCTGTCATAACTTTTCGCATCCCTACAAAATCAAAACTACAG GTAGCATATTCCACCCCTGTTCCTGCACTAGAAACCTTAGCAGAAAAAACTGTTGCCTACAAATTAGATTTG GCAAAG AAGTTGCTTGCACAGTATGGATCCCATTTTTCTTTAGGTCTCATCGTCTATTTGTTCGTGCGAATTATATTTAGTCCATCAGCTAAATCAAGTGCTGGAAACGCAAAGAAAAGACACTGA
- the LOC125860824 gene encoding sialyltransferase-like protein 2 — protein sequence MKLLKLAFAVALASGLGAILIYIIGVATPYGSYHLSDEDLEALHSLQSGFQKCVSANGLGLQAASGRDYCEVIMKFPGETVPKWKDPKTGELEGLSYELNLCEAVATWEQVRNSTTVLTKEYIDALPNGWEDYAWRRINKGVLLNRCENRILCMEKLSLVLPERPPLFPRQYSRCAVIGNSGDLLKTKFGDEIDSYEAVFRENGAPIQNYTEFVGTKSTFRLLNRGSAKALDKVAELYERGKEVLIVKTTIHDIMNKMIREVPILNKVYLMLGASFGSAAKGTGLKALEFALSICDTVDMYGFTVDPGYKEWTRYFSESRQGHTPLQGRAYYQMMECLGLIKIHSPMRADPDRVVKWLPSRSTITAARIASEKLLRRVGAGSTNLLATCSIIKKQRKGNGVGMSNLRKAAVEHQKYVKGTTMHPLEHNPGHGQLCTVPNKLIVRKLN from the exons ATGAAGCTATTGAAGCTTGCATTTGCAGTTGCTTTGGCTTCTGGACTCGGAGCTATTCTCATCTACATCATTGGTGTCGCCACTCCAT ATGGATCATATCATTTATCTGATGAGGATTTGGAGGCGTTACACTCTCTACAGTCTGGTTTCCAGAAGTGCGTG AGTGCAAATGGATTGGGTTTACAAGCTGCAAGTGGCAGGGACTATTGTGAGGTTATAATGAAGTTTCCCGGTGAAACAGTACCAAAGTGG AAAGATCCAAAAACTGGAGAACTTGAGGGCTTGTCATATGAACTGAACTTATGTGAAGCTGTGGCTACTTGGGAACAG GTGAGGAACAGTACCACAGTACTCACAAAGGAGTACATTGATGCCCTACCAAATGGATGGGAGGACTATGCATGGAGAAGGATTAATAAGGGGGTACTTCT GAACCGATGTGAAAATAGAATTCTTTGCATGGAGAAGCTCTCTCTAGTACTTCCAGAAAGACCACCATTATTTCCAAGGCAGTATAGTCGATGTGCTGTTATAGGCAACTCAGGAGATcttcttaaaacaaaatttggTGATGAGATTGATAGCTATGAAGCTGTTTTCAGGGAAAATGGAGCACCGATACAG AACTACACAGAATTTGTGGGCACAAAAAGCACATTTCGCCTTCTTAATAGGGGTTCTGCTAAAGCTCTTGACAAAGTAGCAGAGTTGTATG AAAGAGGAAAGGAGGTGTTGATAGTCAAAACAACTATACATGATATCATGAACAAGATGATTCGG GAAGTTCCCATTCTCAACAAAGTATATCTCATGTTGGGTGCATCCTTTGGTTCAGCAGCAAAAGGAACTGGACTGAAGGCTCTAGAATTTGCCCTCTCCATCTGTGACACTGTCGATATGTATGGTTTTACAGTTGATCCAGGCTATAAAGAATG GACCAGGTATTTTTCAGAGTCTCGGCAAGGTCATACACCTCTGCAAGGAAGGGCATATTATCAAATGATGGAATGCCTAGGG cTTATTAAAATCCATTCTCCAATGCGAGCTGATCCAGATCGTGTTGTGAAGTGGTTACCCAGCCGCAGCACAATCACTGCTGCCCGAATTGCATCAGAGAAATTGCTCAG GAGGGTTGGAGCTGGATCGACCAATCTTTTGGCTACATGTTCCATAATCAAGAAGCAACGGAAAGGAAACGGTGTGGGCATGTCAAACCTTAGAAAAGCAGCTGTTGAACATCAGAAATATGTAAAAGGCACTACAATGCATCCTTTGGAGCACAATCCAGGACATGGCCAACTCTGCACAGTTCCCAACAAGTTGATAGTCAGAAAACTGAACTAA
- the LOC125860827 gene encoding uncharacterized protein LOC125860827, translating into MSEHQSPDDGGEMEAHDNVGSKRYRRPSVRLGDIGGDHSSFDQRKPKSLWKDSSKNNRHRTNLSSNQTLTLVDTNPNESNNSRKKWSNVDKEDVGDANLDDVTIGSWKIRNLKSKKGIVTKKMRSGWTPKVNDSEKDDKMPSTDVEDLENNEHSPVQSHDKNKTNDNVNMSTIDIDRRIDNVNSRKRAIRVSEDGPTDTETRDWKRNGIKVWLNQLGLGQYASLFEIHEVDDEVLPMLTLEDLKDMGITAVGSRRKMYCSIQNLNKGFS; encoded by the coding sequence ATGTCTGAGCATCAATCACCGGACGACGGCGGAGAAATGGAGGCACATGACAACGTCGGCTCCAAGCGTTACCGTCGACCCAGCGTCAGGTTAGGCGACATTGGCGGTGACCATTCTTCTTTCGACCAACGGAAACCCAAGTCTCTCTGGAAGGACTCATCCAAGAATAATCGCCATCGTACAAATTTATCAAGTAATCAAACTCTAACTCTTGTTGATACTAACCCTAATGAAAGTAACAATTCTAGGAAAAAATGGAGTAATGTTGATAAAGAGGATGTCGGGGATGCGAATTTGGATGATGTTACGATTGGTAGTTGGAAGATTAGGAATTTGAAATCTAAGAAGGGGATAGTGACTAAGAAGATGAGGTCGGGTTGGACTCCCAAAGTTAATGATAGTGAAAAAGATGACAAAATGCCCAGTACTGATGTCGAAGATTTGGAGAATAATGAACACAGCCCAGTTCAATCCCATGACAAAAACAAAACTAATGATAATGTGAACATGAGCACTATTGACATTGATAGGAGAATTGATAATGTGAATAGTAGGAAGAGGGCAATTAGGGTTTCTGAGGATGGCCCAACTGATACAGAGACCCGAGATTGGAAGAGGAATGGGATTAAGGTATGGCTGAACCAGTTGGGACTTGGTCAGTATGCCTCTCTGTTTGAGATTCATGAGGTTGATGATGAGGTTTTACCAATGCTAACATTGGAGGATCTAAAGGATATGGGAATCACTGCAGTTGGATCGCGAAGGAAAATGTATTGCTCAATTCAGAACCTCAATAAAGGTTTCTCATGA